ggggtagacaaagccaacagtcttgaaaagactgatcggccgcgttcagctatttggcttattgatagtattgagatccaaatagtgacaggttgctagcccatcgcctaaaaaaagaatcccaagtttgtaagcctatcccttagtcgccttttacgacatccatgggaaagagatggagtggtcctattcttttttgtacagGGGATGAAAGATTGTATAGGGGATGAAAGGTTAGTgaacaaagtcgcgggcaaccgTTAGTTATGTTATAATCTTGCGCAGGTTTCTACCAGTGGGCAGCAAAATAGCAGGGGTGCCAACCGACGGGTTGCAAGTGGACTCCGGTACTGTGTACGTACATTGCAAAGCGGGGCGCACGCGCAGCGCCACGCTCGTCGGCTGCTACCTTATGCTGGTGAGTGCCCAGACAGCTGGCTGCTTATAAGGTTTctaacatcatcatcatcttatTACAGTACATCCTCGCCTCTGTGGAGAGGAGGTCGGGGCGCGTATTTTGATTATAATCCTGgattaagtcaggtttttactccAATCAACTCCCGTCTCACCATTGCAgcttttttctatatttaaaaaaaggcttTAATCACTTGGTGTGATTTGGCAGCCTTATGGAGAATTTTAGACTGAAAAGTTGTCATCTCGCAAAGAgttttacacagattgagttagcctcgaagtaagttcgagacttgtgttacgagatgctaactcaacgatactatattttataataaatatttatatagataaacatccaagacccaggccaatcagaaaaagttcttttctcatcatgccctggccgggattcgaacccgggacctccggtgacacagacaagcgtactaccgctgcgccacagaggccgtcgaggTAAACTGAAAAGGCAACAGAGGTACATTACCTTTGCCCGAACTGGAAATCAAACTCCTGAAGTTCTTCTATCTCTctgtcaaatttcatcaaaatctatctATTAGTTTTTGAACTTATTAGCTCACTTTATTCTTAACATTGATGATGATAATGTATATTATCCTCAGAGGAACGGTTGGTCCCCCAACGAAGCGGTGGAGTACATGCGAAGCAGGCGTCCCCACATCCTCCTACATACGAAGCAATGGGAAGCACTCGATATATTTCACAGGAGACACGTGAAATCATAGTAAATTAATAGAGTCATATTGTAGAACTAAGTTATTGAAATGCCGAAAAAGGGTTTAAAGGAAAAGCCAAAAATAACCGTACACTAATTAGTTGAAGCTTAACATGAAagacaacattttttattgtatttaatatgTTGTTAGTGTTGCTGTTTaagagaatttatttttaatagttagTGGCAACACTGAACAGTTTAACGTCTTAACACTACCATACACGCATAGATCAGTGAGTCACTGGATCACATCACTCCCTGGACCGCAAGCAAATATCTCAACCTACATACAtgttatcccttacggggtaggtagagactacagtCTGAAAGACCACGaccagctgtatagcttaacgatggaactgagattcaaatagagacaggttgcaaaaccatcgccttaaaaaagaatacaaagaTCTTATCCCTTGTTCGACTTTTACTATCTACACAGGAAGAGTATCCATCTGGCACAAACcatgttattttttggttATCAGCATGGAAGCTGAGAatcaatgtttaaaaatatttgtctgtGCTGTCTAAGACAACACGAAGTCTATTGCGATTTCAAAACTTATGTTAATGATTGCACAAAGGACAAAGTCACATTAGAAAATAAGGCAATTACAggttctaaaattaaattttttaattagttaatgTATTATTAGATATTCGAGACAAAaagacaattattattttttttattttcatatactaACCACGGTATTTATAagtgcttttttttattttacttcgtTTTCATCTGAGAAGTTACCATGTTCTTATAGTGTAATTTTTGTACCTCATGTGatgttcttttcttttctttcaaaCCAGTCACgattttattgttacaaatttaagtagtactttttgtttgaaatgtttttaaggTAGGTAAATATAGTCAAACTTTCTCACAAACAATACCAAATGTAAGTGCTTAATAATGACATTTTGTAcagtattttatatgaaatgaaataatttattgtataaatataataatatacgcAATTCAAGTTATTAACGCtatgttttattcaatatcttaatattttatgctaTGGGATTGAGGGGGTATTTATATCAAtacaattacttattttattagaatacAAAGAAGTCAATACAACCACGGAAATATggtagaaatataaaaataaaaattcctttCAATTCTTGAAAACAAGTGAccggaataacatatatatgagaataagtacctaatattaaactttcgcattacatttaaaataatacggGTATTAAACACACAcctaacgtacctttatttcatCTCGGATGTTTCCAATTCGAGAGTCGCTCGGTGACCagcggatcattgtaacatgattcgaaacgtccaaaataaaataaaggtaggtacattacgtgcgcgtcctggtgaagggtcaggtcaaaagtatccgaaaccgccgagcttgcatgaagagagttatgaatgtggatgaagcgaaggaagtatgcagagatcgtggcaagtggaaagagatagtctctgcctccccctccgggaaagaggcgtgtgattttatgtaatatgtatgtatgtacgtgcgcgtttaatacctgtattatttataaatacttagtaTTTGGAAAGCCGTAAAccggatatttttttaaacaaaatccaggtcttgttgtatgtatgtactgatgagtataaaaataaaaaacaaatgcttCAACTAAATCATTTAATAAGTAATCAATAAGTTAATTTACATCAATAGGTCCAACGCTCACAGCACTTTTTGAAAAAGTTATGCCGTTATTacttattgcaataaaaaaatcacgattaaaaaaaattgtgcaaaatacacatataataaGTACCCTTTATTGTCTGAGAAGACCAGATTACTGACATGCGCGTAAGCAAAAATATATgctaaataatgtaaaatggcGGTATGTAacagattaaataaatcaaaagatggttttgtttttcaataatgGCACTGCAAGTGAGTTATCAAGATCTATTGAGATATGAAATTTTACACTATAATACTTGTCAATAGCCTTAACTTTTAACTCATTGCGTACAAAATACGTAATTGATACGATCGTAGGTACGtagttaaaaatgaaaatacgcCTTTTTGCGTATCGGCTAGTATTTTTCAAATGACATGTTTTAAGGTACAAATTTGTTGACACGCAAAGTTACCAGAATATAAATGCGATcgataaaaactaaattattaattaattgcattttttgtaaaatatgtttgtacTGTTAAAAAACACTGCTGTAGTACAACTACCTAATGCaagttttaatttcagttATTGTTctcttttcaaataaatattctggCAACACTAACGGCCGCGTTCCATCTGAAGTTAGCTACAAACTTACGCGCGATTTTCAGACTTGACCGACCACAACTGTCTGACCGTGCCGGCTATACCGACATCGTGTCCTATAACGTAGAACAAGCCGCCGAGGGTCGCTAttgaaactaaataaacaagGATTACGGCTAATTTTGCTAGCACCGGCCCCACGACTGAGGCACGCGCGTAATCCACTGCTATCGCCTCTAGACCCCTGAAATAAAAAGGAACGTCCGTGTAACTTATTGTAAAACCACAGAAGAACATAGGAGAATGAAGAAGATGGATTTTGACGGATTGGGAATTTTCCCtaattcaatatatatataatatttaaatttaaattaatatttactttgtCAATACGTCAAAATCCTTTGTTCTTTTTAATACTCCATAAAAAGGTTTAAGTTGGCTCATTAAAACAACAGATGTACCACAAAACCATCAAATTGTGGCGTGTCCAATCGTTTTTGTCACACTGTCCCACTGAAGACGGCTTATTTGTCAACCAACAACCATCGCGCGatagatattttatgaatttcctTAGGCTACCCCCCTGTAATTCTTCACTGTTCAGaaccaacaaataaacatttccaTCTAAACACCTcttttgaatctaaatttaacAACACAATGAATTTAGATAACCtttttatcttaatatttCTTAGGCGCAGGCTTCTTCATATTCCTCCATATTTTCCAGAAAGATCTACACATGCCAATATCGTTGAATATCAGATAGAAGAGTCCTCCGAGAATGACCACTGTTATAGCATAGACAATTCCCATGAACACTTTGGGTACAACGGGCCCGAAGAGTAGGACTCGAACATATTCTACTACCATAGCTTCCAAGCCCCTAGGAGAAGGAAAGGTTAAGGATAGGTATTAAGGACAAGGAGCAGTAATATTGTTAGACTAGGACAGCGGAAATCATTCTTTGGGGACTTCTTGAATGagcatttatttcttttcgctcattaaaagaaatgtaaaagACCTTACCTGCATTCTGTGAATCTAGAGAATTTGTAACGTATATTTTCTAAGAGAATCTTGAAATACCAGAAGAATTGGAAACCTTAAGTAGGAGAAGTTTAACTTAACTTTTAAGTTATAGAACTATGTGGGGGATGTAATGTACAGGAGGAATGAGGAGACTGAGGAAGGGTTTTCATATTTGTATGAcaagttaaaatattagatTAAGAAAAGAAGTGATAATAGCAATCTCACCAAAAACTATGGGCTGTGATCAGAATAGCGAGCACCGAGTCAAACAGCTTGTTCGGCATCAGCAGACCGAGCGGGATGAGAGGCACCAAGACTGCAGCGGTCAGTTTCTCCACGACCCACAGCTTGGCGTGGTCATGGGCCTTCTCTTCCGACATGCGTACCATTGATGTTCGGAAGTCGCGGAcctggaattttttttatatatgtaatctTTATGACCACTACTACTTTTAGCCAAAAGAGCTGATTgacataagtataaaaaacatttaatatccTCACAGAATGGTGGTGGTCCTGTCTCGTAGTATGGAAGCGAGACGCCTTTTTTATCACGTGTAAAATTATCGCTGTTCCGTTTTACGTCGTATTAAATAGCGAAACAGCAATAGCAGTTAAATACGCAATAAAATGGCTTCGTGCGGGCCACACTATGGgagctgttttttttttaggtaaatCTGTTTTCAACCATTTTTCATTGGCAAGGTACATGCAATCCTTTTGCATTTAcgctatgtatatataaacaacatacatacattcaaacatacagtcacgtctatatgccttgcttgatagacagagtcaacagtcttgaacttGTGGCTACTCTTTTGTTACATATTCTTAATTATGGAGTCAGTTACTTACAGAATTTAAAATAGGTGTGGATTTCTTCGCTTCAAGAagggttatatttttaagtggcACTATCAAGGGGGTGCTGCTCCGTGCCAGGGACTGTGTTGAGAAGCGCATGCATTGCTGTTGCAAGCGGCTTGCACAAGCtagaaatatgaaaaaaaatatattatatatgtatttctgttGATTGAAGagttcatttaattattaaataataacagcAGAGCTCAAAAGTAACTTAAACTTAAGGATTCCTAAAAAAGACCAtctatataatcatgtctatattctctgaggggtagacagaggcagcaatcttgaaaggctaacaggccatgttcagctgtttgaccttatgattaaattgaaatttaaacagtgacatgttgctagcccattctatcccttagtcgccttttacgacttccatgggaaagagatggagtgatcttaTTGTTTTTACTCTGGTTGTCTATCTAGTCCAAAAAATGTGTTGCTGTTGCTAAGTTACGTATAAACGATaccctaacctaacctaaggTATATTATCGCGCTATTGAGAggaacattaattttattttgattggaaCAAATTCGCCTTCATTATTTTCTGTTCGCGAAAATTTTGTCACCTTTCGAAAACAGTACACACCATGTTATGTAATAACAATAGCAAATGTATATTTACCTGGACTACGAAGAAACATTGACAGTGCCATTTTATAAGACttttattttgagaaaattattgtacaataatattataaaactgtaaTATTTCCGTCGCaaatttcacaaataaattcaGAATTCCGAATTGTTTTCGAAATTCGTTTTGATTGATTGACATTGACGTCTTTCTTTTTCGTGTGTGTGTAACTTACTTGTGACATTGACATTCAACTCAAAGAAAGGGCGAAAACTGCCATTATTAGATCGGAATACATAACAATTGAAGTCAAGTGATGTGTTACTGAAGTGATGTCTCCATTTAATTGATATACTCCTATATATTCTGCGACGCCAATCTCACACAAGACGAGCAAACGTTTATGACATTTGAAATAAACTAACTAGCGGTCGGTGGCACGCTATACTGCACCGTTTAATTACACACAATTAATCTAGTGTGTCCGAGTCGATCAGATCTAGGTCGGACGAAATCAGCAGTTTCTACTTCgagatacaaaaataaatgaatggcATGGCAACACTGATATTAAATGTCATGACATGACAAAGCAGCAAAAACACTAATTTTGTCGAGtcttttctaataaaaatacaataagttTTGTGCTTACTAGAATTCCTTGATTCTATACAAATATCATGGCTACAACTCTTGAAGATAAATCTATTTGGGAAGATGGTGAGGAAGCTCTCAGTGAGGAAGTGCTTCGTATGCCAACAGATGAGATTATCAGCCGCACGAGACTCCTAGACAATGAAATAAAGAT
The sequence above is drawn from the Amyelois transitella isolate CPQ chromosome 18, ilAmyTran1.1, whole genome shotgun sequence genome and encodes:
- the LOC106137882 gene encoding succinate dehydrogenase [ubiquinone] cytochrome b small subunit, mitochondrial, producing MALSMFLRSPACASRLQQQCMRFSTQSLARSSTPLIVPLKNITLLEAKKSTPILNSVRDFRTSMVRMSEEKAHDHAKLWVVEKLTAAVLVPLIPLGLLMPNKLFDSVLAILITAHSFWGLEAIAVDYARASVVGPVLAKLAVILVYLVSIATLGGLFYVIGHDVGIAGTVRQLWSVKSENRA